One region of Hemiscyllium ocellatum isolate sHemOce1 chromosome 4, sHemOce1.pat.X.cur, whole genome shotgun sequence genomic DNA includes:
- the rpl14 gene encoding 60S ribosomal protein L14, giving the protein MVYKRYVEIGRVAYIAFGPHAGKLVAIVDVIDQNRALVDGPCSGVRRQAMPFKCMQLTDFKIQIPHSVRHKYVKAAWEKENITEKWKATHWAQKIEARAKRAKMTDFDRYKVMKAKKMRNKIIKHELLKLKKEASKKG; this is encoded by the exons ATG GTCTACAAGCGATACGTGGAGATCGGCCGCGTGGCCTATATCGCCTTTGGCCCACACGCTGGCAAACTGGTGGCAATTGTCGATGTTATTGACCAGAACAGG GCATTGGTTGATGGCCCATGCAGTGGAGTCAGGCGACAGGCAATGCCATTTAAGTGTATGCAACTTACTGACTTCAAGATTCAAATCCCACACAG TGTTCGTCACAAGTATGTAAAAGCTGCTTGGGAAAAGGAGAACATTACTGAGAAATGGAAAGCAACCCACTGGGCTCAGAAAATTGAAGCCCGGGCAAAG AGAGCCAAAATGACAGACTTCGATCGCTACAAAGTCATGAAGGCCAAGAAAATG AGAAACAAAATCATCAAGCATGAGTTGTTAAAACTGAAGAAGGAAGCCAGCAAGAAAGGATAA